The DNA window aaacatctcGGAACCTGCCCCAGGCCCCAGTTGAATGCCAGGGCTTGAAGTCTCTGGGAGGGGGTGGTATAGACTTGTGGGACAGATGGAAGGTATATCCTCTCCTGTTCCTCTCACTTTTCCAGGTGGCCTCCAGAAACAATGTGGCATCCTGGGCTATGGGCAGCTCTGCTCAGGGCCTGAGAGGAGAACTGGGGGGCAGTGCCAGGCATGCACTGATGTTAACTTCCCTTCCAGCTGCAGTGGTCAGgatctggggaggggaggagaggcgTGGTGGATGCTGCCAGAAgggtggctgtgtgtgtgcactcaAGATCCAGGTTTCCACTTGTAGCCCTAATAAGCCCACAGCTCTTTCCCTTTCACTGCCTGCATTTAGGCTCAGGAGACCCTGGAGGCCCTACTTCCTGGACAGTAGAAACCCAAGGAGATCCAACAGGCATGAGGATTTTTGTGTACCCCTAAGGAAGTAGCCAGAGAACCAGGTGCTGGTGAtttggggtggggtaggggctgCATCAGGCTCAGCTGTCCCTGGACCCAGGGCCTTGGgccaggaagggaggggagggacccAATCCAGCAATAGGAGCCCTTAGGACGGCAGAGCACAGGAGGCTCTGAAGCTCTAAGGGGTCGGGCTGGGGTGGGCTGCCTATGGGGGAAATGGTATCCACCAAGGCCACAGCCAGGAGAAAAGGTTGATACGGCCCCAAAAGCCatagggaagagggagagggcagGTCCCTTGAATCTTAATTTCcccttgacctttttttttttttttttttgagacagcgtctctctgtcacccaggctggagtggagtggcctgagctcggctcactgcaacctccacctcctgggttcaagcaattctcctgcctcagcctcccaagtagtgattacaggcatctgtcaccatgcccagctaatttttgtatttttagtagagacagggtttcaccatgttggccaggctggtctctaactcctgacctcaggtgatccacccacctcggcctcccaaagtactgggattacaggcatgagccaccatgcccagccctctttgCCTTTCCATACTATTCCTGGAAGAGCCAAGGTATACAGGCTGCCCCACTGGCCCTGCCCCAGAACCTAGCTGGGCAGCTAGGTCAGGGGTCATGTCTGAGCCCTGGGACTTTGGGGGCTGTCCTAGGCTAAGGAGAAAGAGGGGAGGCTCAGAGCTTGCTTGGATGAGCTTTGAGAATGTgtttgtggctgggtgcggtggtcctgtaatcccagcactctgggaggctgaagtgggaggatggcttgagcctaggagttggagaccaacctggacaacatggtgagaccctgtctctaccaaaagtacaaaaaattagctgggcatgatggtgcacacctgtagtcccagctactcagaaggctgaggcaggaggatcacttgaactcaagagttggAGGCctcagtgagttatgatcactccactccactcccagtaagactctctctcaaaaaaaaaaaaagatgttctggAAGACTCTGCCCCTCCtctgtcttgtttttttgtttgtttgttttttgtttgtttttttgagatggagaatcactctgtcacccaggctggagtgcagtggtgcgatctcggttcactgcaacctccgcctcccaggttcaatccaATTCTCCCAAGTAGTAGGGGTTACAGATGCgtaccaccgcacctggctaatttctgtttttagtagagactgggcttcgccatgttggccatggtttgccaggctggtctcgaactcctgaactcaggtgatctgcagacctcagcctcccgaagtgtgggattacaggtatcctcAGTCTTGTTAATTACACTGGGGTTTGCTGTGTACAGCGAGATCAGGATGAGGGTGGTGACGTGGTGATCATGGGGACCCATGCTTCTGCTCAGGGGTTGGCAGAAGCCAGCAAGGCTTGGGGTTTCCCTGTTTGGAGCTCTCCAAGTTGAGGGTGCAGAGGAGTGTGAGATGCATGTGAAAATGCAAACTTAGCTCTCCCTGGCTGGAGGCTGGCATTGCGTGAGTCTCTGGTAGGACCAGGCCacgtatacttttttttttttttttttttgagacggagtctcgctctgtcacccaggctgaagtgcagtatctcggtctcggctcactgcaagctctgcctcccgggttcacgccattctcctgcctcagcctccagcgtagctgggactacaggcgcccgccacgacgcctggctaatttttttatgtttttagtagagacggggtttcaccgtgttagccaggatggtcttgatctcctgacctcgtgatctgcccaccttggcctcccaaagtgctgcaattacaggcgtgagccaccgcgcccggccatgtatactttttaagcttttttattcttgaaaagttttggctgggcgcggtggctcacgcctgtaatcccagcactttgggaggctgaggcaggtggatcacgaggtcaggagatcgagaccattctggctaacacggtgaaaccccatctctactaaaaaaaaacaaacaaaaattagccgggtgtgttggcgggtgcctgtagtcccaactacacgggaggctgaggcaggagaatggcgtggacccgggaggccgagcttgcagtgagcgcttgcagtgagcagagatggcgccactgcactccagcctgggcgacagagcgagactccgtttcaaaaaaaaaaaaaaaaaaaaagaaaagttcaaagaTACATAAAGCTAGACTATGCAGGATAATGAGCCCCCACATACTCCCCATCTCTCGTCTGTAATTACCAGCTCGTGGCTACCTCTACCTGTCACCTCTACCTCTTGTCTCATCTCTACCTCTCCCCCTGACCCCTGCCTCTGGGTCAGTTTGCAGCAAATCCCAAATGCCTATATCATTTATCCTAAATATCCCATAAATATTCCACTATACTTACAACACAACTGCAAtatctttttggtttgtttgtttttgtaaagatggggatttcaccatgttgcccaggctggtctcgaactcctgaactcaagtgattctcccacctcagcctcccaagtagctgggattacaggcatgtgccactgtgcccagccaagtgcAGTATCACACCTTTACAAAATTAATAATTCCAATCATCCTATAGTTGATTACTGTTCAAATTTCCAATTGCCTCATAAAAAGATCATttcttaacattttgttttgttgcaattggttGCTGTAAGTCACCTAAATATATTGtctcttttttatactttttattgtagtaaaataggtataacataaaatttgccattttaaccatcttAAGTGTTTAACTCAGGGTGTTAATTACATTCGCAATGTGtagccatcaccactatttaGTTCAAAAATCTCAAgtctcctttattttcctttttttttttttaattttagggactaggttttgctatgttgcccaggctggccttaaattcctggcctcaaggtgatccttctgccttggcctcccgagtagctgggactacaggtgtgcaccatcacacccagcttcaagtctcttttaattattataaagttctggccatgcacagtggctcacaactgtaatctcagcactttgggaagccaaggcggtcagatcacctgaggtcaggagttccagaccagtctggccaacatggagaaactccgtctctactaaaaatacgagaattagccgggcgtggtggcacacgcctgtagtcccagctactcgggaggctgaggcaggagaattgcttgaacctgggaggcagaggttgcagtgaaccaagatcgagccatttgcactccagcctgggcaacagagtgagactttgtctcaaaaaaaaaaaaaaaaaaaaaaaaaaaaaaggccaggcgcggtggctcacacttgtaatcccagcactttgggaggccgaggcgggcggatcacgaggtcaggagatggagaccacggtgaaaccccatctctactaaaaatacaaaaaaaattagccaggcgtggtggc is part of the Nomascus leucogenys isolate Asia chromosome 17, Asia_NLE_v1, whole genome shotgun sequence genome and encodes:
- the LOC101176332 gene encoding LOW QUALITY PROTEIN: uncharacterized protein LOC101176332 (The sequence of the model RefSeq protein was modified relative to this genomic sequence to represent the inferred CDS: inserted 1 base in 1 codon; substituted 1 base at 1 genomic stop codon), whose translation is MRQEVEVTGRGSHELVITDERWGVCGGSLSCIVXLYVSLNFSKKKKKKKYTWPGPTRDSRNASLQPGRAKFAFSHASHTPLHPQLGELQTGKPQALLASANPXSRSMGPHDHHVTTLILISLETPFPGLLSSGCFSLTLRLPLDHSPLGNGHLPRHWCYR